One Chitinivibrionales bacterium DNA segment encodes these proteins:
- a CDS encoding methyltransferase domain-containing protein, whose amino-acid sequence MRWKKRDIIKYYKDNAFAYGLWGKNMHYGYWDETTKTQREASLRFNEVVAETAKVTKDDHVLDAGCGVGGCSIFLATTFGCRVTGITICPNQVERARKNAKKAGVADLCEFHEMDYEHTRFDDKSFSVVWGFESICYAESKAQFIAESSRVLKSNGRLVVADGFASREHYEGKDKKLMQRWLDGWFVNHLNTPGQFANFAKDSGFSITDYRNVTRQAFKTSKLMLYVSLPFLPLHLLDKIIFFQHPCDALYNQYFAMKKGLWEYGIFYAEK is encoded by the coding sequence ATGCGATGGAAGAAAAGGGACATAATCAAGTACTACAAAGACAACGCATTCGCTTACGGTCTCTGGGGCAAGAACATGCATTATGGTTACTGGGATGAGACGACAAAGACCCAGCGTGAAGCGTCGCTTCGATTCAATGAAGTGGTCGCCGAGACGGCAAAGGTAACAAAGGATGACCATGTTCTCGATGCCGGATGCGGAGTTGGCGGATGCAGTATCTTTCTGGCAACAACATTCGGGTGTCGGGTCACCGGTATTACTATCTGTCCCAATCAGGTGGAACGGGCCCGCAAAAATGCCAAAAAAGCTGGCGTTGCCGATCTCTGCGAATTCCATGAAATGGACTATGAGCATACCCGGTTCGACGATAAATCCTTTTCGGTGGTATGGGGATTCGAAAGCATCTGTTACGCCGAGAGCAAGGCTCAGTTTATCGCAGAGTCATCCCGCGTCCTTAAAAGCAACGGGCGCCTGGTCGTTGCCGACGGTTTTGCATCACGGGAACACTATGAAGGCAAAGACAAGAAGCTCATGCAGCGCTGGCTTGATGGATGGTTTGTCAATCATCTCAATACCCCCGGTCAATTTGCAAATTTTGCAAAGGATTCCGGTTTTAGCATAACCGACTACCGGAATGTGACCAGGCAGGCGTTCAAGACCTCGAAACTGATGTTATACGTTTCGCTCCCTTTCCTTCCTCTTCACCTGCTCGATAAAATCATATTTTTCCAGCATCCCTGCGATGCGCTTTATAATCAGTACTTTGCCATGAAAAAGGGATTGTGGGAATACGGGATTTTTTATGCAGAAAAATGA
- a CDS encoding EamA family transporter: MLLTLLPLASGFFYAFTAMAIKRSLQLRIDPWQMSFTACWAMAILYMPMLVWREPVQEPAAWWQIGLAAVLFLSGISTNFFALYNGDVSVATPVLGTKTLFVALFSRLIFGIGLTGRIWIGAVLVVIALALMRPPRAEREENRGKFALSIGFALISAGSFALCDVVVRNFSPFWSFGWLLPLLFWAVALLSCTMLPFFHKSLGALSRTQWYWLTAASILNAVQALGISLGLTAFAQANATRINILYSSRAIWGVLVVWLLGSWFKNTESHSTTVFIRRLIGAVLIVAAIVLAMME, translated from the coding sequence ATGTTACTGACCCTTCTGCCGTTGGCGAGTGGATTTTTCTATGCCTTTACAGCCATGGCGATCAAGCGTTCTTTGCAGCTCCGGATCGATCCGTGGCAGATGAGTTTTACTGCCTGCTGGGCGATGGCCATTCTTTATATGCCCATGCTCGTCTGGCGGGAGCCGGTTCAGGAACCGGCGGCATGGTGGCAGATCGGGCTTGCGGCAGTGCTTTTTCTCAGCGGCATTTCGACCAATTTCTTTGCTCTCTATAATGGTGATGTTTCCGTTGCAACACCGGTGCTGGGAACCAAGACCCTCTTTGTTGCGCTCTTTTCCCGGCTTATCTTTGGTATCGGACTCACCGGCCGGATATGGATCGGCGCCGTACTGGTGGTCATCGCCCTGGCGCTCATGCGCCCACCCCGGGCTGAAAGAGAGGAAAACAGGGGTAAATTTGCCCTGTCCATCGGCTTTGCCCTCATTTCAGCAGGATCCTTTGCCCTCTGCGATGTCGTGGTGCGGAACTTCTCCCCCTTCTGGTCATTCGGATGGCTCCTTCCCCTGCTCTTCTGGGCGGTTGCCCTCCTGTCGTGTACCATGCTCCCCTTCTTTCATAAATCCCTGGGAGCACTCAGCCGGACTCAATGGTACTGGCTCACTGCTGCCTCGATACTCAACGCAGTCCAGGCCCTGGGGATCTCACTGGGCCTCACCGCCTTTGCCCAGGCCAATGCAACCCGCATCAATATTCTCTACAGCTCCCGTGCAATCTGGGGTGTACTCGTCGTATGGCTCCTTGGCTCCTGGTTCAAAAACACCGAATCACACAGCACAACGGTATTTATCCGCCGCCTTATCGGGGCGGTCCTGATTGTAGCCGCTATTGTGCTGGCGATGATGGAATAG
- a CDS encoding WYL domain-containing protein — MARKRIELEYRGIAGKNTELQRIDPLVLCSNGNSWYVIAFCHKKKTLAHAIPGLSLIILPENDRI; from the coding sequence ATGGCGCGTAAACGGATTGAACTGGAATACCGCGGTATTGCCGGAAAGAATACCGAGCTGCAGAGAATCGATCCGTTAGTGTTGTGCAGTAACGGGAACAGTTGGTATGTCATTGCCTTCTGTCACAAGAAAAAGACGCTGGCCCATGCGATACCGGGCCTCTCTTTAATTATCCTGCCGGAGAATGATCGTATATGA
- a CDS encoding T9SS type A sorting domain-containing protein encodes MKKAILFTNAICCFFVGAHAIGMQHGLFRSQSTQGAPWQGTATIVNEQYHITVHADYLDVELAWTIEVGGNEPDSFKNALEIVGNLNLEDKSVVVGMVTWYKDMILKAKLKTNDVAREQYENVVQRSSDVPPPPRDPVLLEWIWDDNYDISIFPVTFGQTRRVRIRYLIPAYCSNGVNKIAYPHAFTDHAQVLIRKGPGVDSYRVETPSAQNIFENRLYESLSGADYNFEAHGLRHEKRISHIIPILAQAHEGSLFYEGDFSTSKFSGQMLHVTTMSGQEALKKSIIGHDYVILWRWNHPQILEKYARQIVEQSTLLQEFLENLDAAHMRAALIIDKEGGERITFSLDTKGGREYNRMIAWLTELSRREIVDPPMRDTPRTQDIPFDIQQAFQEFQNALKAAQELFDTQRTSLKHLLILCAGPRLVTSSIADQTVEWDGQIDVSMLESSVFSNGSPAPDPGLSTHRAYWPGVNMKQFLHTHRADIQVFAMVGNGVDTNRIAVIAESEGSSYCQPVGCRQMHLYSNRPMNNQIQWSVYRGDDLIAEYTETPQIVPMDDGMQYARLIGSSPHLTPLAPVMPSSMASTLGFVDEKYSLVALEEDALPPSVVRRLRDNGVPLLNSADIFPAADQRADIPVAEWLYVNPPEPMTEYVCGLNREIIPVPLGAPVMWAPEDVDIFVVPDMQPAPARIAPPQAPIMYAVDPEAYVDYESALFAAPPAAHVQTAGGFECFIINSSLVIESGALSSGTKTDLQIVLYDLSGRVVRRWSFAASSSRNRLIVPLENTVLGRGTYICRITGADKPMSRRFVTR; translated from the coding sequence ATGAAAAAAGCCATTCTTTTCACCAATGCGATCTGTTGCTTTTTTGTTGGTGCACATGCAATCGGAATGCAGCATGGATTGTTTCGAAGCCAGTCCACCCAGGGAGCGCCCTGGCAGGGAACTGCAACCATTGTCAACGAACAGTATCATATCACGGTCCATGCGGACTATCTGGACGTGGAACTGGCCTGGACGATTGAAGTTGGAGGAAACGAGCCCGACTCTTTCAAAAACGCACTGGAGATTGTGGGAAATCTTAACCTGGAAGACAAATCGGTTGTGGTGGGAATGGTCACCTGGTACAAGGACATGATACTCAAGGCAAAGCTTAAAACCAATGACGTCGCCAGGGAGCAGTATGAGAATGTCGTGCAGCGAAGCTCGGATGTGCCGCCTCCGCCCCGTGATCCCGTGCTGCTGGAGTGGATCTGGGATGACAACTACGACATCTCAATATTCCCCGTGACATTCGGCCAGACCAGAAGGGTGCGTATTCGCTACCTCATTCCTGCTTACTGCAGCAATGGAGTGAACAAAATCGCCTATCCCCATGCGTTTACCGATCATGCGCAGGTTTTGATCAGGAAAGGCCCCGGAGTCGATTCCTATCGGGTGGAGACACCTTCGGCTCAGAACATTTTCGAAAACCGTTTGTACGAATCACTCTCCGGCGCCGATTATAATTTTGAGGCTCACGGCCTCAGGCACGAAAAGAGAATTTCGCACATTATACCAATTCTTGCCCAGGCGCACGAAGGGTCACTATTCTATGAGGGAGATTTTTCCACCTCAAAATTCAGCGGACAAATGCTTCATGTCACTACAATGAGCGGCCAGGAGGCATTGAAGAAGAGCATTATCGGCCATGACTATGTGATTTTGTGGCGATGGAACCATCCTCAGATACTGGAAAAGTACGCGCGTCAAATTGTGGAGCAGTCCACGCTCCTTCAGGAGTTTCTCGAAAACCTTGATGCGGCGCACATGAGAGCCGCGTTGATTATCGACAAAGAGGGGGGCGAGCGGATTACCTTCTCTCTCGACACAAAAGGAGGCCGTGAATATAACAGGATGATCGCCTGGCTTACCGAACTGAGCAGACGGGAAATCGTTGATCCGCCCATGAGAGATACCCCGCGCACACAGGACATTCCCTTTGATATCCAGCAGGCCTTTCAGGAGTTTCAGAATGCCTTGAAAGCTGCACAAGAGTTGTTTGACACACAACGCACTTCACTCAAACACTTGTTGATTCTCTGCGCCGGCCCCCGACTTGTCACCAGCTCTATTGCAGATCAGACAGTGGAGTGGGACGGGCAGATCGATGTGAGCATGCTGGAATCCTCTGTTTTCAGCAACGGCTCCCCGGCCCCGGATCCCGGATTGTCCACACATCGAGCCTATTGGCCCGGTGTCAATATGAAGCAGTTTCTGCACACGCACCGCGCAGACATTCAGGTCTTTGCCATGGTGGGCAACGGTGTCGACACGAACCGGATCGCCGTAATTGCGGAATCAGAGGGTAGTTCCTACTGTCAGCCTGTCGGCTGCCGTCAGATGCACCTCTACTCAAACCGTCCGATGAATAACCAGATACAATGGAGTGTGTATCGAGGAGACGATTTGATTGCAGAATATACGGAAACACCGCAGATCGTGCCCATGGATGACGGCATGCAATATGCACGGCTTATCGGCTCTTCGCCGCACCTCACGCCCCTTGCTCCGGTCATGCCCTCTTCCATGGCTTCAACGCTCGGATTTGTCGATGAAAAATATTCGCTGGTGGCTCTGGAAGAGGACGCACTTCCCCCCTCTGTTGTCCGCCGTCTCAGAGACAACGGAGTGCCGCTTCTGAACAGCGCGGATATTTTTCCTGCCGCCGACCAGCGTGCGGACATTCCTGTCGCGGAATGGCTTTATGTCAACCCGCCCGAACCGATGACGGAGTATGTGTGCGGATTGAATAGAGAGATAATACCAGTTCCCCTTGGCGCTCCCGTGATGTGGGCGCCCGAGGACGTTGACATATTCGTAGTGCCGGATATGCAGCCCGCTCCGGCCCGGATCGCTCCGCCGCAGGCACCGATAATGTATGCTGTCGATCCCGAAGCCTATGTCGACTACGAGTCCGCACTTTTTGCCGCACCTCCGGCCGCTCACGTGCAAACAGCCGGAGGCTTTGAGTGCTTTATCATCAATAGCAGTCTCGTAATCGAGTCCGGTGCATTATCTTCCGGTACAAAAACTGATTTACAAATAGTCCTCTACGATCTCTCGGGACGTGTTGTGCGCCGATGGAGCTTTGCCGCGAGTTCGTCACGGAACCGGCTGATCGTTCCGCTTGAGAACACAGTGCTCGGTCGGGGCACTTATATTTGTCGCATTACAGGTGCGGACAAGCCGATGAGCCGAAGGTTCGTTACCAGGTAG